CACCGGGCAGACGCTCGCGGTCGTCCTGGTCGGCGCGACCCTCGGCGCCCGTCGCGGCATGCTCTCGCTGCTCGCCTACGCCGTCGCCGGGCTCGCCGGTGCGCCGTTCTTCGCCGAGGCCACGGGCGGGCTCGCCGCGCTGACCTCGCCGAGCTTCGGCTACGTGATCGGGTTCATCCCGGCCGCCGGCGTGATCGGCTGGCTCGCGCGTCGCGACTGGGACCGCAAGGTCGGCCGCGCCACCGTCGCGATGCTCCTCGCGAGCGCGATCCCCTTCGTCACCGGGCTGCCGTGGCTCGCGGTCGTCCTCGGCCAGCTCGGCGCGCCGAACGACCTGCAGTCGGTGCTGGCCGCCGGCCTGTACCCGTTCATCGTCGGCGGTGTCGCCAAGGCCCTGATCGCCGCGGGCGTGCTGCCCCTGGCGTGGAAGCTGGCCGGCCGCCGCTGACCTCCGGCTCCCCCACACGCAGCAGGGCCCCGCACCGGACGGTGCGGGGCCCTGCTGCGTGTGGGGGTCGGAGACGCTCGCGTCCGCGCGCTCGCGAATCAGCGACCGCACCCCGCGAGCGGGCACGACACGCCGCGTGCACAACGCCGGACGGGCACTTCCGGTCGGCCGAGGGCGCCGAGTAGGCCACATGTGGCCCGCTCGGCGGGACGGGCCGACGCGCGACGCCGAGACGACGGACGGGAGGCACGGTGCCAGCTGGCACCGTGCCTCCCGTCCTGCAGGTGGTCGCGACTAGATCGAGAAGCCGAGCGCGCGCATCATCTCGCGCCCGTCGTCGGTGATCCGCTCCGGACCCCACGGCGGCATCCACACCCAGTTGATGCGGAACGCGTCGACGATGCCGTCGAGCGCGTTGGCCGTGTCACCCTCGATGACGTCGGTCAGCGGGCAGCCCGCGCTCGTCAGCGTCATGCTGATCACGAGCGCGTTCGCCTCGTCGTCCATGGCGAGGTCGTAGATCAGACCGAGGTCGACGATGTTCACGCCGAGCTCCGGGTCCTGGACCTCCTTGAGGCCCTCGACGACCTCGTCGAACTTCTCCGGGGAGAGTGCGGTGATCATCAGTTGCCCGCCGCAGCTGCCTGGACGTAGCGGTCGTAGCCCTCGTTCTCGAGGCGCTCGGCGAGCTCGGGGCCGCCCTGCTCCGCGACCTTGCCCGCGACGAACACGTGCACGAAGTCCGGCTTGATGTAGCGGAGGATGCGCGTGTAGTGCGTGATGAGCAGCACGCCGAGGCCGGTCGCGGCCTTCGCGCGGTTGACGCCCTCCGAGACGATCTTCAGCGCGTCGACGTCGAGGCCGGAGTCGGTCTCGTCGAGCACCGCGAACTTCGGCTTGAGGAGCTCGAGCTGCATGATCTCGTGGCGCTTCTTCTCGCCGCCCGAGAAGCCCTCGTTGACGTTGCGCTCGGCGAACGAGCTGTCCATCTTGAGGTCGGCCATCGACTGACGCAGGTCCTTGACCCAGCCGCGCAGGGCCGGGGCCTCGCCGTCGATCGCGGTCTTGGCGGTGCGCAGGAAGTTCGACACCGTGACGCCCGGGATCTCGACCGGGTACTGCATCGCGAGGAACATGCCGGCGCGGGCGCGCTCGTCGACGCTCATCGACAGGACGTCCTCGCCGTCGAGCGTGATCGAGCCACCCGTGACGTTGTAGCGCGGGTGCCCGGCGATCGTGTACGCCAGGGTCGACTTGCCGGAGCCGTTCGGCCCCATGATCGCGTGGATCTCGCCCTCGTTGATGGTGAGGTCGACACCCTTCAGGATCTCCTTGGTGCCCTGGTCGGTGTCGATCGAGACCTGCAGGTCGCGGATTTCCAGAGTGGACATTGCGTGTGTTCCTTCGGTTGCAGCTGGGGTGCGGCGTCAGCCGCGCGGGAAGAGTGGGAGGAGCCGGGGCTCAGTCGACGGGCACGGGGTCGTGGACGTCGACGTACACGTCGCCGTCCCGGACCTCGACCCGGAAGACCGGGACGGGCTCGTAGGCCGGGAAGTTCTGCGGCTTCCCCGTCGCGAGCGAGAACCGGGAGCCGTGCGCCCAGCACTCGAGCGTGTCGCCCTCGACGAAGCCCTCGGCCAGGGAGATGTCCCCGTGCGTGCAGGTGTCGCCGATCGCGTGCACGGTGCCCGCGGAGTCCTTCACGATCGCGACGGCCGTCCCGTCGACGACGACCCGCATCGGGCTGTCGACGGCGATCTCCGACTCGGCGCAGACCTTCTCGGCCATCAGGCGTCTGCCTGCTCGTCGGCGGGCGCGGCCACCGCGGTGCGGCCCTCGGCGAGCTCCTGCTCCACCGCGGCGATCAGGCGCTCCTCGAGCTCGGGTGAGCCGATCTTCTGGATGACCTCCACCAGGAAGCCCAGGACGACGAGGCGACGGGCCTCTTCCTCGGGGATGCCGCGGGCCTGCAGGTAGAACAGCTGCTCGTCGTCGAACCGACCGGTGGCGCTGGCGTGGCCGGCGCCCTCGATGTTGCCGGTCTCGATCTCGAGGTTCGGGATGCTGTCCGCGCGCGTGCCGTCGGTGAGCACGAGGTTGCGGTTCTGCTCGTACGAGTCGGTGCCGTCGCCGGCGCGGCCGATGAGCACGTCGCCGATCCAGACCGTGTGCGCGCCCTCGCCCTGCAGCGCGCCCTTGTAGTTGACCCGGCCGCGCGTGTTCGGCGCGTCGTGGTTCACGTAGACCTGTTGCTCGATGTACTGCCCGGCGTCGGCGAAGTACACGCCGTACATCTCGGTGTCCGCGCCCTGCGCGCCGAGGTGCGTGGACGGGTTGACCCGGACGACGTCGCCGCCGAGCGAGACCACGACGTGCTTGAGGAAGGCGTCCCGCCCCACCTCGGCGAACTGCGTCGACACGTGCACCGCGTCGTCGTCCCAGTCCTGCAGGCTGACGACGGTCAGGCGCGCACCGTCGCGGACGACGATCTCGACGTTCTCGCTGAGCAGCGCCGAGCCACGGTTGTCGATGACGACGATGCCCTGCGCGTGCTGCTCGGCCGTGATGACCGTGTGCGCCGCGCGGGCCTGCGTGCCGAAGTCCGAGCGGGTGATCGAGATGGACTCGTGTGCCTCGGTCGCCTTGACGGTGACCTTGAGCACCGCGTCGCGCGCGGTCCACGCGGCGGCCGCGGCGCGGTCCTCGGGCAGACCCGCGGTCCCGACGGCCGGGTCGTCGCTGCGACCCCACTCGACGTCCGCGCCCTCGGTCTGACGGGCGAGGAACGGGTAGGCGGAGCCGTCGAGTCCGCCGTCGAGCAGCGGCTGGAGCTTGGCGATCGGCGCGAACTTCCAGTTGACCTCGCGACCGGTGACCGGGGCGAACGCGTCGAGGTCACCCGACTGCGGGCGCTCCGAGCGGGTCTGGACGGGGACCTTCTTCGCGGCGGCGTCCGGGGCGTCCCAGCCGCCGTCCGAGTGGGCCTTCGCACCGTGCTGCTCCGAGCCGGGCGCGGGGGCGACCGGCTGGTCGATGCGGGGGGTGGGCGTGGAGCTGCTCACTAGCCGACGGATCCTTCCATGCTCATCTCGATGAGCTTGTTGAGTTCGAGCGCGTACTCCATCGGGAGCTCGCGGGCGATCGGCTCGATGAAGCCGCGGACGATCATCGCCATCGCCTCGTCCTCGGGCATGCCGCGGGACATCAGGTAGAAGAGCTGCTCCTCGCTGACACGGGACACCGTGGCCTCGTGCCCGAGCTGCACGTCGTCGACGCGGATGTCGATGGCCGGGTAGGTGTCGCTCCGACTGACGGTGTCGACGAGGAGCGCGTCACAGCGCACGGTGTTCGCCGCGTGGTGGGCCGCCGGGTCCACCCGGACCTCGCCGCGGTAGCCCGCACGACCGCCGCCACGGGCGATCGACTTCGAGACGATCGACGACGTCGTGTAGGGCGCCATGTGGATCATCTTCGCGCCGGCGTCCTGGTGCTGCCCGGG
The Curtobacterium citreum genome window above contains:
- a CDS encoding metal-sulfur cluster assembly factor, which encodes MITALSPEKFDEVVEGLKEVQDPELGVNIVDLGLIYDLAMDDEANALVISMTLTSAGCPLTDVIEGDTANALDGIVDAFRINWVWMPPWGPERITDDGREMMRALGFSI
- the sufD gene encoding Fe-S cluster assembly protein SufD translates to MSSSTPTPRIDQPVAPAPGSEQHGAKAHSDGGWDAPDAAAKKVPVQTRSERPQSGDLDAFAPVTGREVNWKFAPIAKLQPLLDGGLDGSAYPFLARQTEGADVEWGRSDDPAVGTAGLPEDRAAAAAWTARDAVLKVTVKATEAHESISITRSDFGTQARAAHTVITAEQHAQGIVVIDNRGSALLSENVEIVVRDGARLTVVSLQDWDDDAVHVSTQFAEVGRDAFLKHVVVSLGGDVVRVNPSTHLGAQGADTEMYGVYFADAGQYIEQQVYVNHDAPNTRGRVNYKGALQGEGAHTVWIGDVLIGRAGDGTDSYEQNRNLVLTDGTRADSIPNLEIETGNIEGAGHASATGRFDDEQLFYLQARGIPEEEARRLVVLGFLVEVIQKIGSPELEERLIAAVEQELAEGRTAVAAPADEQADA
- a CDS encoding biotin transporter BioY — its product is MTNATGFARRAVLADRLRTHGLATNVALVAGGALFTAAMAQVQVPMWPVPITGQTLAVVLVGATLGARRGMLSLLAYAVAGLAGAPFFAEATGGLAALTSPSFGYVIGFIPAAGVIGWLARRDWDRKVGRATVAMLLASAIPFVTGLPWLAVVLGQLGAPNDLQSVLAAGLYPFIVGGVAKALIAAGVLPLAWKLAGRR
- the sufC gene encoding Fe-S cluster assembly ATPase SufC, translating into MSTLEIRDLQVSIDTDQGTKEILKGVDLTINEGEIHAIMGPNGSGKSTLAYTIAGHPRYNVTGGSITLDGEDVLSMSVDERARAGMFLAMQYPVEIPGVTVSNFLRTAKTAIDGEAPALRGWVKDLRQSMADLKMDSSFAERNVNEGFSGGEKKRHEIMQLELLKPKFAVLDETDSGLDVDALKIVSEGVNRAKAATGLGVLLITHYTRILRYIKPDFVHVFVAGKVAEQGGPELAERLENEGYDRYVQAAAAGN
- a CDS encoding non-heme iron oxygenase ferredoxin subunit; the encoded protein is MAEKVCAESEIAVDSPMRVVVDGTAVAIVKDSAGTVHAIGDTCTHGDISLAEGFVEGDTLECWAHGSRFSLATGKPQNFPAYEPVPVFRVEVRDGDVYVDVHDPVPVD